The following proteins are co-located in the Pseudomonas sp. DY-1 genome:
- a CDS encoding ABC transporter substrate-binding protein, which produces MRQYLLHGLTYLLALSSAALLATEVRADEGLEVRIGYLAWTPDRGPLLSNVIPEPEDTGLRGAELAITDSNSTGRFLEQRYSLSTVRTATPNELLAKAHELHEQGLRLFVVNAPAEQLLQLADAFPDSLLFNAGSASDELRDEQCRANLLHSLPNRAMLADALAQFLASRRWQRWLLVTGQAPDDLAYAAAIRRAAGRFGAKIVEEKPWTFDNDQRRSAQAEMPLFTQTSEYDVVLVADERGDFGEYLPYNTWYPRPVAGTQGLTPTGWHKTVETYGAAQLQKRFEALAGRWMNDRDFAAWIAVRSIASAVTRLKSADAQGIRTLALSADLPLDGFKGRKLSYRDWDGQLRQPIPLVHPRSLVSTSPQEGFLHPVSELDSLGFDRPESTCRQFAAAH; this is translated from the coding sequence ATGCGTCAGTACCTGCTCCACGGCCTGACCTACTTGCTGGCACTGTCCAGCGCCGCCCTTCTCGCCACCGAAGTCCGCGCCGACGAAGGTCTGGAGGTTCGCATCGGCTACCTGGCCTGGACACCGGATCGCGGCCCCTTGCTGTCCAACGTGATACCCGAACCGGAAGACACCGGGCTGCGCGGAGCCGAACTGGCGATAACCGACAGCAACAGCACCGGTCGCTTCCTCGAACAGCGCTACTCACTGAGCACTGTGCGCACGGCTACCCCCAATGAGTTGTTGGCCAAGGCTCACGAACTGCACGAGCAGGGTCTGCGGCTGTTCGTGGTCAACGCCCCGGCGGAGCAGCTGCTGCAACTGGCTGACGCCTTCCCCGATAGCCTGCTGTTCAACGCAGGTAGCGCCAGTGACGAACTGCGGGACGAACAGTGTCGCGCCAATCTGCTGCACAGCCTGCCCAACCGCGCGATGCTGGCCGACGCCCTGGCCCAGTTCCTCGCCAGCCGCCGCTGGCAGCGCTGGCTGCTGGTGACCGGCCAGGCACCGGACGACCTCGCCTACGCCGCCGCCATCCGCCGCGCCGCTGGGCGTTTCGGCGCGAAAATAGTCGAAGAGAAACCCTGGACCTTCGATAACGACCAGCGCCGCAGCGCCCAGGCGGAGATGCCGCTTTTCACCCAGACCAGCGAATACGACGTGGTACTGGTGGCAGACGAGCGCGGCGATTTCGGCGAGTACCTGCCCTACAACACCTGGTATCCGCGCCCGGTGGCCGGCACTCAGGGGCTGACGCCCACCGGTTGGCACAAGACAGTGGAAACCTACGGCGCCGCACAGTTGCAGAAGCGTTTTGAAGCGCTGGCCGGGCGCTGGATGAACGACCGCGATTTCGCTGCCTGGATCGCCGTGCGAAGCATCGCCAGCGCCGTGACCCGCCTGAAGAGCGCCGACGCTCAAGGCATCCGCACCCTGGCACTGTCCGCCGACCTGCCGCTGGACGGCTTCAAGGGCCGCAAGCTGAGCTACCGCGACTGGGACGGCCAGTTGCGCCAGCCCATTCCCCTGGTGCATCCCCGCTCCCTGGTCAGCACCTCGCCCCAGGAGGGTTTCCTGCACCCGGTAAGCGAGCTGGACAGCCTCGGCTTCGACCGTCCCGAAAGCACCTGCCGCCAGTTCGCCGCAGCGCACTGA
- a CDS encoding ATP-binding protein, with protein MSALWRINLLVTLFFVLVGGACLALLLRQAGQDVRRELMAAEAVVEYLRDSARRDPAALQPHLTGNLRHVRVHRLDQPSAEPAPGPLQRWLAHWLYPAAEASGDVLSLVDGSRVRISVDPRDEVDEIRDSLQQLLVLFAIALCLSLWAIRWAVRRGLRVLDELLGALQQVSRGDLQARLPAHSSAESQRLAGHFNQMAACLERVKVENAELTQALLALQERERRQLAQALHDDLGQYLAGIRAQLFLLRSVTGQLPVVNRTAQALENNCQHLQDGFRALVRDLYPVVLERLELAEAIRLLGQQWQEAHGISCRMQLADDLPALSGEAKAHLYRLLQEALTNVVRHAGASEVRIRLRTGQRRLRLVVRDDGRGAESLGGGGIGLRSMRERARCLGGELRLLTRPGAGLVLCLNIPLEEPGP; from the coding sequence ATGTCCGCGCTCTGGCGCATCAACCTGCTGGTCACTCTGTTCTTCGTGCTGGTGGGGGGGGCCTGCCTGGCGCTGTTGCTGCGCCAGGCCGGGCAGGACGTACGCCGTGAACTGATGGCGGCCGAGGCCGTGGTGGAATACCTGCGTGACTCCGCCCGGCGCGATCCCGCTGCGCTCCAGCCGCACCTCACCGGCAATCTGCGCCACGTGCGCGTGCATCGCCTTGACCAGCCGTCCGCCGAACCCGCGCCCGGGCCACTGCAGCGCTGGCTGGCCCATTGGCTGTATCCGGCGGCTGAAGCCAGCGGCGATGTCCTGAGCCTGGTGGATGGCAGCCGCGTGCGGATCAGTGTCGACCCGCGTGACGAAGTGGACGAGATTCGCGACTCCCTGCAGCAACTGCTGGTGCTGTTCGCCATCGCGCTTTGCTTGAGCCTGTGGGCCATCCGCTGGGCGGTGCGACGTGGCCTGCGGGTGCTGGATGAGCTGCTTGGTGCACTGCAGCAAGTATCCCGTGGGGACCTGCAAGCACGCCTTCCCGCGCATTCTTCAGCCGAATCCCAGCGGTTGGCCGGCCACTTCAACCAGATGGCAGCCTGCCTGGAACGGGTCAAGGTGGAGAACGCTGAACTCACCCAGGCGCTGCTGGCACTGCAGGAGCGCGAACGCCGCCAGCTCGCCCAGGCATTGCACGACGACCTCGGTCAGTACCTCGCGGGTATCCGTGCGCAGCTCTTCCTGCTGCGTAGCGTCACGGGGCAGTTGCCGGTGGTTAATCGCACCGCGCAGGCCCTGGAGAACAACTGCCAGCATCTGCAGGATGGCTTCCGCGCCCTGGTGCGCGATCTTTATCCCGTGGTGCTGGAGCGCCTGGAACTGGCCGAGGCGATTCGATTGCTTGGCCAGCAATGGCAAGAGGCCCACGGCATTTCCTGCCGCATGCAGCTGGCCGACGACCTGCCGGCACTCTCGGGTGAAGCCAAGGCCCATCTCTATCGCCTGTTGCAGGAGGCCCTGACCAACGTCGTGCGACATGCCGGTGCCAGCGAAGTGCGAATCCGCCTGCGTACCGGACAGCGGCGCCTGCGTCTGGTCGTGCGGGATGACGGTCGTGGTGCCGAGAGCCTCGGCGGCGGCGGTATCGGCTTGCGCTCGATGCGCGAGCGGGCTCGTTGCCTGGGCGGTGAACTCAGGCTATTGACGCGCCCCGGCGCCGGCCTGGTGCTGTGCCTCAACATTCCTCTGGAGGAGCCAGGACCATGA
- a CDS encoding ABC transporter permease, with protein MTAYWNCLRGILLREWLRFVLQRTRFLSALVRPLLWLLVFAAGFRAALGIAIIEPYDTYITYETYIVPGLACMILLFNGMQGSLSMVYDREMGSMRLLLTSPLPRPFLLASRLLATSLVSLLQVYAFLAIAWLYGVQPPAFGLLAALPALLLAALLLSALGLLLSNGIRQLENFAGVMNFVIFPLFFLSSALYPLWKMREASEWLYWLCALNPFSHAVEMVRFALYERFNTLAVAICLTLTLVFAVAALLSFNPQHAALRKAG; from the coding sequence CTGACCGCCTACTGGAATTGCCTGCGCGGAATCCTGCTGCGCGAGTGGCTGCGCTTCGTGCTGCAGCGCACCCGTTTTCTTAGCGCCCTGGTGCGCCCACTGCTGTGGCTCCTGGTCTTCGCTGCCGGTTTTCGCGCCGCCCTGGGCATCGCCATCATCGAGCCCTACGACACCTACATCACCTATGAAACCTACATAGTTCCGGGGCTGGCCTGCATGATCCTGCTGTTCAACGGCATGCAGGGCTCGCTGTCGATGGTCTACGACCGCGAGATGGGCAGCATGCGTCTGCTGCTCACCAGCCCCCTGCCCCGTCCCTTCCTCCTGGCGTCACGCTTGCTGGCCACTTCGCTGGTCTCGCTGCTGCAGGTCTACGCGTTCCTCGCCATCGCCTGGCTCTACGGTGTACAACCGCCGGCCTTCGGTCTGCTCGCGGCGCTGCCGGCGCTGCTGCTGGCGGCGTTGCTGCTCAGCGCGCTGGGGCTGCTGCTCTCCAACGGCATTCGCCAGCTGGAAAACTTCGCCGGCGTGATGAACTTCGTGATCTTCCCGCTGTTCTTCCTGTCTTCGGCGCTCTATCCGCTTTGGAAGATGCGCGAGGCCAGCGAATGGCTGTACTGGCTCTGCGCACTCAACCCCTTCAGCCACGCCGTCGAGATGGTGCGTTTCGCCCTCTACGAGCGCTTCAACACATTGGCGGTCGCCATCTGCCTGACCCTGACGCTGGTCTTCGCCGTGGCCGCGCTGCTGAGCTTCAACCCCCAGCATGCAGCCCTGCGCAAGGCCGGCTAG
- a CDS encoding response regulator transcription factor — protein sequence MYKILIADDHPLFREAIHNVISDGFPESEVMETADLDSALALTQEHDDLDLILLDLNMPGMHGLNGLINLRNEAPTVPVVIVSAEQDKQVVLQAITYGAVGFITKSSPRTQMTDAIEQILNGNVYLPSDIIRTQKTSPRRHHDEASIPPELLQALTRKQLLVLERMTKGESNKQIAYNLDIAETTVKAHVSAILRKLNVHNRVQAILSASDIDFTAYLRR from the coding sequence GTGTACAAAATTCTGATTGCCGATGACCACCCGCTCTTCCGCGAAGCCATCCATAACGTCATCAGCGACGGCTTTCCGGAAAGCGAAGTGATGGAGACCGCCGACCTGGACAGCGCGCTGGCGCTGACCCAGGAGCACGACGACCTGGACCTGATTCTCCTCGACCTGAACATGCCGGGCATGCACGGCCTGAACGGGCTGATCAACCTGCGTAACGAGGCACCGACCGTGCCGGTGGTGATCGTCTCCGCCGAGCAGGACAAGCAGGTGGTGCTGCAGGCCATCACCTATGGCGCGGTGGGTTTCATCACAAAGTCTTCGCCCCGCACACAGATGACCGACGCCATCGAGCAGATCCTCAACGGTAACGTCTACCTGCCTTCGGACATCATCCGCACGCAGAAGACGTCTCCCCGCCGCCACCACGATGAAGCCAGTATCCCGCCCGAACTGCTGCAAGCCCTGACTCGCAAGCAATTGCTGGTGCTGGAGCGGATGACCAAGGGCGAGTCGAACAAGCAGATCGCCTACAACCTGGACATCGCCGAGACCACCGTGAAAGCCCACGTTTCGGCGATCCTGCGCAAGCTCAACGTGCACAACCGGGTACAGGCCATTCTCTCGGCCAGCGATATCGATTTCACTGCCTATCTGCGCCGTTGA
- a CDS encoding PQQ-dependent catabolism-associated CXXCW motif protein — translation MKRLLTCLACVALALPALASEAADTPLFSADGYRLTRYRSPTPANVESARTLDTAQLEAQLKAQPDTLLVDVYRRQWLQGRFIEDEPHANLPGSLWLANTGDGELSAEWLGYFSRHLRQASHGRSNHPLVFYCRSDCWLSWNAVKRAAALGYTNLYWYRDGIDAWEQAGLPLQPARPVPFP, via the coding sequence ATGAAGCGCCTACTCACCTGCCTTGCCTGCGTTGCCCTTGCGCTACCCGCGCTTGCCAGTGAAGCCGCCGACACTCCGCTGTTCTCCGCGGACGGTTACCGCCTGACCCGCTACCGCAGCCCGACACCAGCCAACGTTGAATCCGCCCGTACCCTGGATACCGCCCAGCTTGAGGCTCAGTTGAAGGCACAGCCCGATACCCTGCTGGTGGACGTTTACCGCCGCCAGTGGCTGCAAGGGCGCTTCATCGAAGACGAACCCCATGCCAACCTGCCTGGCAGCCTCTGGCTGGCCAACACTGGTGATGGCGAACTCAGTGCCGAATGGCTGGGCTATTTCAGCCGCCATCTGCGACAGGCCAGCCATGGCCGCAGCAACCACCCTCTGGTTTTCTACTGCCGTTCCGACTGCTGGCTGAGCTGGAACGCCGTGAAACGCGCTGCCGCGCTGGGCTACACCAACCTCTACTGGTACCGTGATGGCATCGATGCCTGGGAACAGGCCGGGCTCCCCCTGCAGCCCGCCCGTCCCGTTCCATTTCCCTGA
- a CDS encoding ABC transporter ATP-binding protein produces MNALDLVDVSFAYGPRRALDSVGFHLESGSFTALLGPNGAGKSTLIALLTRLYDLRQGEIRVCGHSLRQEPRKALARLGVVFQQSTLDLDLSVEQNLRYHAALHGLPGKLATERIERELERQQLGPRRHDSVRLLNGGHRRRVEIARALLHEPRLLLLDEASAGLDPASRDGLNKHVRQLCREQGVAVLWTTHLLDEIQPDDRLLLLNQGRIVANDNAASLSAGHEGGLAATYERLTA; encoded by the coding sequence GTGAACGCGCTTGATCTGGTCGACGTGTCCTTTGCCTACGGCCCGCGCCGAGCCCTGGACAGTGTCGGGTTCCATCTGGAATCGGGCAGCTTCACCGCCCTGCTCGGTCCCAATGGCGCGGGCAAATCCACCCTGATCGCACTGCTCACTCGACTCTACGACCTGCGCCAGGGTGAGATTCGCGTCTGCGGCCACTCGCTGCGGCAGGAGCCGCGCAAAGCCCTTGCACGACTCGGGGTGGTGTTCCAGCAGAGCACGCTGGACTTGGACCTCAGCGTTGAACAAAACCTGCGTTACCACGCCGCCCTGCACGGCTTGCCCGGCAAGCTGGCCACGGAGCGTATCGAGCGGGAGCTGGAACGCCAGCAGTTGGGACCGCGTCGGCACGACAGTGTGCGCCTGCTCAATGGAGGTCACCGGCGGCGAGTGGAGATCGCCCGTGCGCTGCTCCACGAGCCTCGCCTGTTGCTTCTCGACGAAGCCAGCGCCGGCCTCGACCCGGCCAGCCGCGACGGGCTCAACAAGCATGTTCGCCAGCTTTGTCGGGAACAAGGCGTCGCCGTGCTCTGGACCACCCATCTGCTGGACGAAATCCAGCCCGATGATCGTCTGCTCCTGCTCAATCAAGGGCGGATCGTAGCCAATGACAACGCGGCCAGCCTGAGCGCCGGACACGAAGGCGGCCTGGCCGCGACGTACGAGCGGTTGACGGCATGA
- a CDS encoding YVTN family beta-propeller repeat protein, whose translation MPAPLAAAIGSALLLLAGQALAATAYVSNEKDNNISVIDLDSLEVTGSLAVGKRPRGLLLSGDNKLLYICASDSDTVQVMDLATRQIIKELPSGADPEQFALHPNDRWLYISNEDDALVTVVDTQSDQVLAQIDVGVEPEGMAVSPDGKWAINTSETTNMLHWIDTSTQKLIDNTLVDQRPRHVEFSHDGKQLWASAEIGGTVTVVDVASRKVQKVLKFQIKGVHPDKVQPVGVKLTRDGKYAFVALGPANHIAVVDTSTYEILDYLLVGRRVWHLAFTPDEKRLLATNGISGDVSVIDVDSLKVTRSIKVGRYPWGVVVTP comes from the coding sequence ATGCCCGCTCCCCTTGCCGCTGCCATAGGCTCAGCACTACTGCTGCTCGCCGGCCAGGCCCTGGCCGCCACCGCCTACGTTTCCAACGAAAAGGACAACAACATCAGCGTGATCGACCTGGACAGCCTCGAGGTCACCGGGAGCCTGGCGGTCGGCAAGCGTCCCCGAGGGCTGCTGCTGTCCGGCGACAACAAGCTGCTGTACATCTGCGCCAGCGATTCCGACACGGTGCAGGTGATGGACCTGGCCACCCGCCAGATCATCAAGGAGCTTCCCTCCGGTGCCGACCCTGAGCAGTTCGCCCTGCACCCCAATGACCGCTGGCTGTACATCTCCAACGAAGACGACGCCCTGGTCACCGTGGTCGACACCCAGAGCGACCAGGTACTGGCGCAGATCGACGTGGGCGTAGAGCCCGAAGGCATGGCGGTAAGCCCGGATGGCAAATGGGCGATCAACACCAGCGAAACCACCAATATGCTGCACTGGATCGACACATCCACCCAGAAGCTGATCGACAACACCCTGGTGGACCAGCGTCCGCGCCATGTGGAATTCAGCCATGACGGCAAGCAACTCTGGGCCTCGGCCGAGATCGGCGGCACGGTCACGGTGGTGGACGTCGCCAGCCGCAAGGTGCAGAAGGTGCTCAAGTTCCAGATCAAGGGCGTGCATCCGGACAAGGTGCAGCCGGTAGGGGTGAAGCTGACCCGCGACGGCAAGTACGCCTTCGTTGCGCTGGGGCCGGCCAACCACATCGCAGTGGTCGATACCAGCACCTATGAAATCCTCGACTACCTGCTGGTGGGGCGCCGTGTCTGGCACCTGGCGTTCACTCCGGACGAGAAGCGCCTGCTGGCCACCAATGGCATCAGCGGCGACGTCTCGGTGATCGATGTCGACAGCCTCAAGGTGACCAGGTCGATCAAGGTCGGCCGTTACCCCTGGGGCGTGGTGGTGACACCGTGA